A stretch of Aureispira sp. CCB-E DNA encodes these proteins:
- a CDS encoding PKD domain-containing protein, with protein sequence MTPRILFLIIFFCYNTITFAQITTDFNANFIEICAPDVVQFTDNSTSTNTIIQWEWKSNGITFSNLQNPSLFFNTPGSYDICLITTDNLGNIDSLCQNNYITAYNSPTANFSTDVTTGCDPLIVNFTDLSSLGDAPIQSWRWDFGDGNIDTVHQHPTHTYTTIGNFDVTLIVVDTNGCSSSILNSNLITVSTAVTANITHNAYQPQCGLPASVNLYGSSAGTNLTYTWYLGDNNTATGQNISHSYLSAGCFSPTLVVNNGFCTATATVTSCITVTDNPTAAFTIADTAGCHIPFNINISNQSTGLTSYSWNFGDGGTSSSFNPSHTYTSYAPQDTMNYPLGVFPVVLEVSNAAGCMDSDTQFVYISNLNTIINPNNLPCAPDTAYYSVNSLNISPAFSSVNWIWTLDNMVSTIGSSAAAYYPDSGIYHAQVIVTDNIGCIDTANRTVEIGMIPTIDSITTDTNQVCRITSINFDGYGSSFIDFWNWTFTDNSIGIGSSFSHIFQDTGAITGSLTASFRGCLATVPLDTYYIFPPISKFSYNLICDSLDVDFIDESVGAHRWYWDFGDTTTLADTSTIPSPSYTYPDTGVFIVLLIVYNDSTGCVDSFRNVIQIARPVANFDFPDSICTIGNLQPTNLSQSADAYLWTAFGSVPFSVNATEPLLEYRQPGVFPIMLTAFAANGCFDTLRQYIHVAGIDTNIVHTLPACRPAVVTFSDSSIGILSPIVGWQWSNGSTQQSAIAQYSFPGTEAMNVQVTNDWGCTFDLVDSIDVGGAFINFSTARDICLGNQMTAVALTGSPANANAFRPFTYIWDFGDGTIDTTFSTVNYHTYTSAGLYDVCLNVVDMLGCVTTLCRTDWVEVHDPAPQFTADTFFSSCPPLEVNFSNLSSSGGQWSWDFGDGSVSNLENPTHVYSISGFYDVILEVTAFPGCSQIDTIRQMIQITGPTGNFIMPPQNSCSPYTAEFIGSGTNVATYTWLFGNGDIQSNNTNSNTDTTYYTYTQAGTYVPILVVDDGAGCQIPIEQDTIFITAPPAPNFSADTLICQFDSIQYHVTTAITNNTSIEWLFEGGLPNASSLTNPVIYYPDTGSFEVRLILTKDGCADTLVRANYIEIKAAPIANFGVTMADSCVPVLTQFTDSSTSSQGYILDWSWDFGNNQTANSQDTALVYNQANTFPVQLVVENNFGCKDSLLQTLTTYPSPNVDAGSYPTICGGDSIQLQGTASGNFLWSSSAWISDSSIANPITTIDSTQNYILISTNSFGCSHTDTTTIVVTPNTTVDAGINTSICLGDSVLLQASGNTNMYDWGNSPSLSCQYCATPLAFPDTTTTYYLQPNGNPACANIDSIIVQVNPLPIGQIIGDTLLCTGDTLQLTALGGQTYTWLTGLALSDSSIANPFALPTMPSTYTVVVRDSNNCQDSLDLFVNISNIITPPLPDQTICLGDSVTLNLTNAHNPTWFGDSLSCYNCLQTSAYPIDSNRYVVHYYNHDNCLVKDSLYVYVLDLRQLEALGSDSICLGDTVLLTVLGNQNAPVEWIPNYALSDPNSTTPLTYPSVDTQYIVQVQQGHCYASDTLQIHLHPRIEIQTNDLSYCTGDSAQLITTGNSNSFKWTPSLFLSNDSIANPVVTVPYNQTYQVVGMGRCNTDTAYADIQVYDYPALQLDSSTTAILGSTLVLDLTTNSGSVINWSPSIDLSCNNCPNPSWVVRQKQTFYVTVSNQLGCIVLDSITVYPISDCTSDLVFVPNAFTPDADGHNDILYAQSGIVQEIESFQIYSRWGELLFETNDLAQGWDGTVKGQVVAPDVFGYFLIFRCPNTGEKMLKKGNVTILR encoded by the coding sequence ATGACCCCAAGAATACTCTTTCTAATTATCTTTTTTTGCTATAACACCATTACTTTTGCACAAATTACAACAGATTTTAATGCAAACTTTATAGAAATTTGTGCACCAGACGTGGTGCAGTTCACCGATAATTCAACGAGCACTAATACAATTATTCAATGGGAGTGGAAAAGCAATGGAATTACCTTTTCTAACCTACAAAACCCATCGCTGTTTTTTAATACCCCAGGAAGCTATGACATTTGCTTGATTACTACTGATAACCTAGGTAATATAGATTCTCTATGCCAAAACAACTACATTACAGCTTACAATTCTCCTACAGCTAATTTTAGTACAGATGTTACAACAGGCTGCGATCCTTTAATTGTTAATTTTACAGATTTAAGTAGTTTGGGAGATGCCCCAATACAAAGTTGGCGCTGGGATTTTGGAGATGGTAATATCGATACTGTCCATCAGCACCCTACACACACCTATACCACTATAGGAAATTTTGATGTTACCTTGATTGTCGTAGATACCAATGGGTGTTCTAGTTCTATTCTAAATAGCAATTTAATTACGGTATCTACAGCCGTTACCGCCAATATTACACACAATGCCTACCAGCCCCAATGTGGACTACCAGCTTCTGTTAACCTTTATGGTAGTAGTGCCGGTACTAACCTGACCTATACATGGTATCTAGGTGATAACAATACAGCAACAGGACAGAATATTAGCCACAGTTATTTATCGGCAGGTTGTTTTAGTCCTACCTTAGTCGTAAACAATGGATTTTGTACTGCTACGGCTACGGTCACTTCTTGTATCACAGTTACAGACAATCCCACTGCTGCCTTTACAATAGCTGACACAGCAGGTTGTCATATTCCTTTTAACATTAATATCAGCAACCAAAGTACTGGCTTGACATCTTACTCATGGAATTTTGGAGATGGCGGCACCTCTAGTAGTTTTAACCCTAGCCACACTTATACAAGTTATGCACCTCAAGACACCATGAATTATCCTCTTGGTGTTTTTCCTGTTGTTTTAGAAGTTTCCAACGCCGCAGGTTGTATGGATAGCGATACTCAATTTGTATACATTTCTAATTTAAATACCATTATAAATCCTAACAACCTCCCCTGTGCTCCAGATACAGCTTATTATAGTGTCAATTCTTTGAATATTTCTCCTGCATTTAGCTCTGTTAATTGGATTTGGACTTTAGACAATATGGTTTCGACAATTGGTTCCTCCGCAGCTGCCTACTATCCGGATTCTGGCATCTATCATGCACAAGTTATTGTCACTGACAACATTGGTTGTATAGATACCGCTAACAGAACTGTTGAAATAGGAATGATTCCAACCATTGATTCCATAACGACCGATACCAATCAAGTTTGTCGAATTACAAGTATCAATTTTGATGGTTATGGCAGTTCTTTTATAGATTTTTGGAATTGGACGTTCACAGACAATAGCATCGGTATAGGTTCTTCTTTTAGTCACATTTTTCAAGATACAGGAGCTATAACAGGCAGTTTAACAGCTAGTTTTAGAGGTTGTTTAGCTACTGTCCCACTAGACACTTACTATATATTTCCTCCTATTTCTAAATTTTCTTATAATCTTATATGCGATTCTTTGGATGTTGACTTTATAGATGAATCCGTTGGAGCACATCGTTGGTATTGGGATTTTGGCGATACAACTACCTTAGCAGATACTTCCACCATTCCTAGCCCAAGCTATACTTACCCAGATACAGGTGTTTTTATTGTCTTATTAATTGTTTATAATGATAGTACTGGTTGCGTTGATTCATTTAGGAATGTAATTCAAATTGCACGCCCCGTTGCTAATTTTGACTTTCCTGATTCCATTTGCACCATTGGCAATTTACAACCCACCAACTTATCTCAGTCTGCGGACGCTTATCTTTGGACAGCATTTGGCTCCGTTCCTTTTTCTGTCAATGCAACAGAACCATTGCTCGAGTATCGACAACCAGGAGTTTTTCCTATTATGTTAACTGCTTTTGCGGCCAATGGGTGTTTTGATACCCTACGGCAATACATCCATGTGGCAGGCATAGATACTAATATTGTACACACCTTGCCTGCCTGTCGTCCTGCTGTTGTCACATTTTCAGACTCTTCAATAGGTATTTTATCTCCTATTGTTGGCTGGCAGTGGAGCAACGGCAGTACCCAACAAAGTGCTATAGCACAATATTCCTTTCCTGGCACAGAAGCTATGAACGTGCAAGTCACAAACGACTGGGGTTGTACCTTTGATTTGGTAGATAGCATTGATGTAGGAGGTGCATTTATTAATTTTAGTACTGCAAGAGATATTTGTTTGGGCAATCAAATGACAGCCGTAGCTTTAACGGGCTCTCCTGCTAATGCCAATGCATTTAGACCTTTTACTTATATTTGGGATTTTGGAGATGGAACCATAGATACAACCTTTAGCACCGTTAATTATCATACCTACACTAGTGCGGGGCTCTATGATGTTTGTTTAAATGTTGTGGACATGTTGGGCTGCGTCACAACACTTTGTCGGACAGACTGGGTAGAAGTGCATGATCCTGCTCCTCAATTTACAGCAGATACCTTTTTCTCTTCTTGTCCACCCCTAGAAGTCAATTTTTCCAATCTATCTTCAAGTGGCGGTCAATGGTCTTGGGATTTTGGCGATGGGTCAGTATCCAACTTAGAAAACCCGACTCATGTCTATTCTATATCAGGGTTTTACGACGTCATTTTAGAAGTAACGGCATTTCCTGGTTGTTCTCAAATAGACACCATTCGACAAATGATACAAATAACTGGTCCTACAGGCAATTTTATCATGCCCCCACAAAATAGCTGTAGCCCTTATACCGCAGAATTTATAGGTTCAGGCACCAATGTTGCTACTTATACTTGGCTCTTTGGCAATGGTGATATTCAGAGTAATAACACTAACTCGAATACAGATACAACCTATTATACGTATACACAAGCAGGTACTTATGTTCCAATTTTGGTAGTAGATGATGGAGCAGGATGCCAAATTCCCATCGAACAAGACACTATTTTTATTACCGCTCCTCCCGCCCCAAACTTCAGCGCAGATACATTGATCTGTCAGTTTGATTCTATCCAATACCATGTAACAACTGCCATCACAAACAATACTAGTATAGAATGGCTTTTTGAAGGTGGCTTGCCCAATGCCTCTTCCCTAACCAACCCTGTTATTTATTATCCAGATACAGGAAGTTTTGAGGTTCGGTTAATTTTGACCAAAGATGGCTGCGCCGATACATTGGTTCGCGCCAATTATATAGAAATAAAGGCAGCCCCCATTGCTAACTTTGGCGTTACAATGGCGGACAGTTGCGTCCCCGTATTAACTCAATTTACTGATTCATCAACCAGTTCACAAGGTTATATTTTAGATTGGTCTTGGGACTTTGGGAACAACCAAACCGCCAATAGCCAAGACACTGCTTTAGTCTATAATCAAGCCAATACCTTTCCTGTTCAATTAGTCGTCGAAAACAATTTTGGCTGTAAAGATTCATTACTACAAACATTAACTACCTATCCTAGCCCCAACGTTGATGCAGGTTCGTATCCCACCATCTGTGGAGGTGATAGCATCCAACTTCAAGGAACAGCCTCTGGTAATTTTTTATGGTCTAGCAGTGCGTGGATCAGCGATAGCAGTATTGCCAATCCAATAACAACAATAGACAGTACACAAAACTATATCTTAATCAGTACGAATTCATTTGGTTGTAGCCATACAGACACCACAACCATCGTCGTTACTCCCAATACCACAGTAGATGCAGGCATCAATACAAGTATCTGCTTGGGCGATAGTGTTCTATTGCAAGCATCGGGAAATACCAATATGTATGATTGGGGAAATTCCCCTTCTTTAAGTTGCCAATATTGCGCCACCCCCTTAGCTTTTCCCGATACAACAACAACTTACTACTTACAACCCAACGGAAACCCTGCTTGTGCTAACATAGACTCAATTATTGTACAAGTTAATCCCTTGCCAATAGGGCAAATTATAGGAGATACCTTACTATGTACAGGAGATACCCTACAACTAACTGCCCTTGGAGGGCAAACATATACTTGGTTAACTGGACTTGCTTTATCTGACAGTAGTATTGCCAATCCATTTGCCTTACCAACGATGCCCTCTACCTATACCGTTGTTGTTCGAGATAGTAATAATTGCCAAGATAGCCTTGATCTTTTTGTTAACATTAGTAATATTATAACTCCTCCATTACCAGATCAAACGATTTGTTTGGGAGATTCGGTCACTCTGAATTTGACCAATGCTCATAATCCTACTTGGTTTGGAGATTCTTTATCTTGCTATAATTGCTTGCAAACAAGCGCTTATCCCATTGATTCTAATAGATATGTTGTGCATTATTATAATCATGATAATTGTCTTGTTAAAGATAGTTTATATGTATATGTTTTAGATCTGCGTCAATTAGAGGCACTTGGCTCAGACAGTATTTGTTTGGGAGATACCGTTCTATTAACTGTTTTAGGAAATCAAAATGCCCCTGTTGAATGGATTCCTAATTACGCACTTTCAGATCCCAACAGTACAACACCATTAACATACCCTAGTGTCGATACACAATATATTGTTCAAGTCCAGCAAGGGCATTGTTATGCTAGCGACACGCTCCAAATTCATTTGCACCCTCGAATAGAAATTCAAACTAACGACCTTTCCTATTGTACAGGAGACAGCGCTCAATTAATTACTACTGGAAATAGCAATAGTTTTAAATGGACGCCCAGTCTTTTTTTGAGCAATGACTCAATTGCCAATCCAGTTGTTACCGTTCCTTATAATCAAACATATCAAGTAGTTGGCATGGGAAGATGCAATACGGATACCGCTTATGCTGATATTCAAGTTTATGATTATCCAGCTTTACAACTAGACAGCTCAACGACTGCTATTTTGGGCAGCACACTTGTTCTAGATCTTACCACCAACTCAGGTTCCGTTATTAATTGGTCTCCCTCTATTGATTTGTCATGTAACAACTGTCCTAACCCTTCGTGGGTTGTTCGTCAAAAACAAACATTTTATGTAACGGTTAGCAACCAATTAGGATGTATTGTCCTTGACTCTATCACAGTTTATCCTATTTCAGATTGTACATCTGATTTGGTCTTTGTCCCCAATGCCTTTACACCAGATGCAGATGGTCATAATGATATTTTATACGCCCAGAGTGGCATTGTTCAAGAAATAGAAAGTTTTCAAATCTATAGTCGTTGGGGCGAATTATTATTTGAAACGAATGACCTAGCACAAGGATGGGATGGAACGGTCAAAGGACAAGTTGTCGCACCAGATGTTTTTGGCTATTTTTTAATCTTTAGATGTCCCAATACGGGTGAAAAAATGCTCAAAAAAGGAAATGTCACTATTTTGCGTTAA
- a CDS encoding c-type cytochrome: MFGKVKIGTILTSLAVLVLVASFTVIQPQQEQFFLSDNDDLWTVYEKLGKIRFNTVDPSVKGVSAEKGRDIIFKGYSTKQDGKGRTAQQSPYFKCTACHNTEKEFDDLSDISAQNRLDYAEKHDLPFLQGSSFYGLVNRKTFYNDDYQKKYGHVPIIKASNTDIRKAIQLCATQCAQGRALEDWEIESVLAYYNTIGLKIKDLNLKPAEKKEVETAVDNDKDLHQAVHLLEAKYLATSPAHFAEHKTYSPITEAEKKDTESFKNGQLIYERSCLHCHEAERYSFFALDKSKFSFVNLLNRTKANKDGSIYKIVRHGTWPLAGKKAYMPLYPIEKMSEDQLDDLKIYIENMAIGNNLAVQ; the protein is encoded by the coding sequence ATGTTTGGAAAAGTAAAAATAGGCACCATATTAACTAGCTTGGCAGTTCTTGTTTTAGTCGCTAGTTTTACCGTCATACAACCTCAACAAGAACAGTTTTTTTTGTCTGATAACGATGATCTTTGGACAGTTTATGAAAAACTAGGCAAAATCCGATTTAATACGGTAGATCCTTCCGTCAAAGGTGTTTCAGCAGAAAAAGGTCGAGATATTATTTTTAAAGGATATTCGACCAAACAAGATGGAAAGGGACGCACAGCACAACAAAGTCCTTATTTTAAATGTACAGCTTGCCATAATACAGAAAAAGAGTTTGATGATTTGTCTGATATTTCAGCTCAAAATCGCCTAGACTATGCCGAGAAACACGATTTGCCATTTTTGCAAGGAAGTTCTTTTTATGGTTTGGTGAATAGAAAGACATTTTACAATGATGATTATCAAAAGAAATATGGACATGTTCCAATTATCAAGGCTTCTAATACTGACATCCGAAAAGCCATCCAACTGTGCGCTACACAATGTGCCCAAGGACGTGCTTTAGAAGATTGGGAAATTGAATCAGTGCTCGCTTATTACAATACCATTGGACTTAAAATCAAAGATTTGAATTTAAAACCCGCTGAAAAGAAAGAAGTAGAGACAGCTGTTGACAATGATAAAGATTTGCACCAAGCCGTTCATCTTTTAGAAGCTAAATACCTAGCGACGAGTCCTGCTCATTTTGCTGAGCATAAAACATATAGTCCTATTACTGAAGCTGAAAAAAAAGATACTGAAAGCTTTAAAAATGGCCAATTAATTTACGAGCGCAGTTGTTTGCATTGCCATGAAGCAGAACGTTACTCTTTCTTTGCATTAGACAAAAGTAAGTTTTCTTTTGTCAATTTATTAAATAGAACAAAAGCCAATAAAGATGGTTCTATTTACAAAATTGTCCGTCATGGAACTTGGCCTCTAGCTGGGAAAAAAGCTTATATGCCTTTGTATCCAATTGAAAAAATGTCGGAAGATCAATTGGATGATTTAAAAATTTACATAGAAAACATGGCGATTGGTAACAATCTAGCTGTTCAATAG
- a CDS encoding fibronectin type III domain-containing protein, with protein sequence MIRDEPSTTITIGWEQITGENPMVYYSTSDYGQDYSKYAYQAYPQRTVHAKGMHNHFARLSKLRPNTVYYFVIKDSDGISQRFSFKTLPDEHESRLSIIGGGDSRNHKIARQNANKMVARCRPHFVLFAGDMTGGDSSREWQEWLDDWQLTIAKDGRMTAVVAARGNHERSDASIVDMFDVPHEMVYYGLTFARGLMRVYTLNSMQSSSSSQLAWLEKDLKESQTIAWRMAQYHHPMRPHNRRKHEQEYMRIHWGKLFHRYAIQLALECDSHLSKVTWPIRATTNKAEPGYDEGFVQDPTGTVFVGEGGWGAPLRDADDSKRWTRAVGSFNQVKWFFVDLNKIEIRTIKTENANAVTYLLDDNRFYMPQNIDLWKIDGADFITIYNQNKAKFVPKKAQILMEIASSSAHFSNNEVALKWKSIYEVDEVKFKIQVSTNKVFWKTVGIVPGAGPSANKQRHYEYVDRTEKRGGKYYYRIAAIDQSGKEFVQEYIEVRTLGSQSLDVIEGSVHAGQLQVPLTLTEPTKVVIELFDTKRRQVFVREFNATSGEQSFPLNIRHLEKGFYLLEISCNGRLIKKSVKITS encoded by the coding sequence ATGATTCGAGATGAGCCCTCTACCACGATAACAATTGGTTGGGAGCAAATAACAGGAGAGAATCCAATGGTTTATTATAGTACTTCTGATTATGGACAAGATTATAGTAAATATGCTTACCAAGCTTATCCACAAAGAACGGTTCATGCAAAAGGTATGCACAATCATTTTGCTCGCCTTAGCAAGTTGCGTCCCAATACGGTATATTATTTTGTGATAAAAGATAGCGATGGGATTAGCCAACGTTTTTCTTTTAAAACACTGCCAGACGAACACGAAAGCCGTTTGTCTATCATTGGAGGAGGAGATTCAAGAAACCATAAAATTGCTCGTCAAAATGCGAATAAAATGGTGGCGCGTTGCCGTCCTCACTTTGTTCTTTTTGCAGGAGATATGACAGGAGGGGATAGCAGCAGAGAATGGCAGGAGTGGTTGGACGATTGGCAGTTGACTATTGCAAAAGATGGTCGTATGACTGCTGTTGTAGCTGCAAGAGGAAACCACGAACGTTCGGATGCGTCAATTGTGGATATGTTTGATGTGCCGCATGAGATGGTTTATTATGGATTGACCTTCGCTAGAGGACTAATGCGTGTTTATACGCTTAATAGTATGCAGTCATCTAGTAGTAGTCAGTTGGCATGGTTGGAAAAGGATTTAAAAGAAAGTCAAACAATTGCGTGGAGAATGGCGCAATATCATCACCCCATGCGCCCTCATAATCGCCGCAAACATGAACAGGAGTATATGCGCATTCATTGGGGAAAATTATTTCATAGATATGCCATACAGTTGGCGCTAGAGTGTGACTCCCATTTGTCAAAAGTTACATGGCCTATTCGTGCAACGACAAACAAAGCAGAACCTGGTTACGATGAGGGGTTTGTACAGGATCCTACTGGAACTGTCTTTGTAGGAGAAGGAGGATGGGGGGCTCCCTTGAGAGATGCTGACGACAGCAAGCGTTGGACTCGCGCTGTTGGTTCTTTTAATCAAGTGAAATGGTTTTTTGTAGATTTGAATAAGATTGAAATTCGAACTATCAAAACAGAAAATGCCAATGCGGTTACCTATCTATTAGATGACAATCGTTTTTATATGCCTCAAAACATTGATCTTTGGAAAATTGATGGGGCTGATTTTATTACGATATATAATCAGAATAAGGCAAAGTTTGTTCCTAAGAAAGCTCAAATTCTAATGGAAATAGCTTCTAGTTCGGCGCATTTTTCTAATAATGAGGTTGCTTTAAAATGGAAATCTATATACGAAGTTGATGAGGTGAAATTCAAAATCCAAGTTTCTACCAATAAAGTATTTTGGAAAACAGTAGGCATTGTACCTGGAGCAGGACCTTCGGCAAATAAACAGCGGCACTATGAGTATGTGGATAGAACAGAAAAACGTGGTGGTAAATACTATTATCGAATTGCAGCAATAGATCAATCGGGAAAAGAGTTTGTACAAGAGTATATTGAAGTGCGGACATTGGGGAGTCAAAGTTTGGATGTGATTGAAGGTAGTGTCCATGCTGGACAACTCCAAGTCCCGTTAACATTGACAGAACCCACCAAGGTGGTGATTGAGTTATTTGATACCAAACGACGTCAAGTTTTTGTTCGAGAATTTAATGCTACTTCGGGAGAGCAAAGTTTTCCATTAAATATTCGACATCTAGAAAAGGGGTTTTATCTATTGGAAATTAGTTGTAATGGAAGGTTGATTAAAAAAAGTGTCAAAATAACAAGCTAA
- a CDS encoding DUF5777 family beta-barrel protein — MKHLSTIVLAALTLILIAASSLQAQDKPQKEYVYQTFKDTRVINTYSIETLQKGILDFRVAHRFGDIFGRNANGNWNFENLWANFLGFESAADVGFGVEYGITNNFMIGFHRTKGSSELRSLLHLNAKYKFLAQTKDNSMPLSMAAAGVLTVSTMPPSADQTSLASFPGGFGHRMIYSLQLLMGRKFGDIFSLQLSPTLVWRNLVRAEDNNALVSMGVSAKVQVSKVIGIILDANVPFDKLRWTAGSGYHMPIGIGFEFDTGGHVFQINITNSAGIEPTDYIPNTNLNWADGEFRIGFTISRGFRM, encoded by the coding sequence ATGAAACATCTATCCACTATTGTTTTGGCTGCTCTAACCCTTATTCTTATTGCTGCTTCATCGTTGCAAGCCCAAGACAAACCTCAAAAGGAGTATGTTTATCAAACCTTTAAGGACACAAGAGTCATTAATACATACTCTATCGAAACGCTTCAAAAAGGCATCTTAGACTTTAGAGTAGCCCATCGTTTTGGGGATATTTTTGGTAGAAATGCAAATGGAAACTGGAACTTTGAAAATCTTTGGGCTAATTTTTTAGGTTTTGAAAGTGCTGCCGATGTAGGTTTTGGGGTAGAATATGGTATCACCAATAATTTTATGATTGGCTTTCACAGAACCAAAGGTTCTTCAGAATTGCGCTCTTTATTACATTTAAATGCCAAGTACAAATTTTTGGCGCAAACAAAAGATAACAGCATGCCTTTGTCGATGGCAGCAGCAGGTGTTTTAACAGTTTCTACAATGCCTCCATCTGCTGACCAAACATCATTGGCTAGTTTTCCTGGTGGTTTTGGGCATCGCATGATTTATTCTCTACAATTATTGATGGGGCGCAAATTCGGAGATATATTTTCGTTGCAATTGTCTCCAACTTTGGTCTGGAGAAACTTGGTTCGAGCAGAAGACAATAACGCTTTAGTCAGCATGGGAGTTTCTGCGAAAGTTCAAGTTAGCAAAGTTATTGGTATCATTTTAGATGCTAATGTACCATTCGATAAACTGCGTTGGACAGCAGGAAGTGGCTACCATATGCCTATTGGAATAGGTTTTGAATTTGATACCGGAGGACACGTTTTCCAAATTAATATTACCAATTCAGCTGGAATTGAGCCAACTGATTATATCCCTAATACCAACTTGAACTGGGCAGACGGTGAATTTAGAATTGGTTTTACAATTTCGAGAGGGTTTAGAATGTAA
- a CDS encoding DUF1761 domain-containing protein codes for MTNLIIACVLAGAIGLILGFLWYHPKTFGTIWMKEAGLTEEKLQSGNMAITFGLTFLITIYMAYEMKWVNHPDKLPSFVHGMYHGVRHIGVFALGAILINSLMERKSMQYILINIGYWLLLFALIGGMLASFPSFKPPKEETTSLKMNGEAPKFIINNTINKTKNPIG; via the coding sequence ATGACAAATTTAATCATTGCCTGTGTCCTTGCAGGTGCAATTGGTCTTATTCTTGGATTTCTTTGGTACCACCCCAAAACATTTGGAACAATTTGGATGAAAGAAGCAGGGCTAACAGAAGAAAAATTGCAAAGTGGCAATATGGCTATTACCTTTGGTCTTACCTTTTTGATTACCATATATATGGCTTATGAAATGAAATGGGTTAACCATCCAGATAAACTCCCTTCGTTTGTTCATGGGATGTATCACGGGGTACGCCATATTGGGGTATTTGCTTTAGGAGCTATTTTAATCAATAGTTTAATGGAGAGAAAAAGCATGCAGTACATCCTAATCAATATAGGATATTGGTTGCTTCTTTTTGCTTTGATAGGGGGTATGTTGGCATCTTTTCCTTCTTTTAAGCCTCCCAAAGAAGAAACGACTAGTTTAAAAATGAATGGGGAAGCTCCTAAGTTTATTATTAATAACACCATCAATAAAACTAAAAATCCAATAGGATAA
- a CDS encoding BrxA/BrxB family bacilliredoxin, producing MYPEHLTIPMEKDLTDHGFQGLKSAEAVSDLLSKKEGSTLVVVNSVCGCAAGNCRPGVKMAAQNEKLPDNMVTVFAGVDKAAVDKAREFMLPYPASSPSIALFKDGKLVHFLERHHIEGNTADAIAANLKMAFDKFC from the coding sequence ATGTATCCAGAACATTTGACCATACCCATGGAAAAAGATTTGACAGATCATGGTTTCCAAGGACTTAAATCTGCTGAAGCAGTTTCTGACTTATTGAGCAAAAAAGAAGGCAGCACATTAGTTGTTGTGAATTCTGTTTGTGGTTGTGCGGCAGGAAATTGTCGCCCAGGGGTTAAAATGGCTGCTCAAAATGAAAAATTGCCAGACAACATGGTGACTGTATTTGCCGGTGTTGACAAAGCTGCAGTAGACAAGGCAAGAGAGTTTATGTTGCCTTATCCAGCGTCTTCTCCGTCTATTGCTTTGTTCAAAGATGGTAAATTAGTACATTTTTTGGAACGCCACCATATCGAAGGAAATACTGCTGATGCAATTGCTGCGAATCTAAAAATGGCATTCGACAAATTTTGTTAA